From a region of the Flavobacterium sediminilitoris genome:
- a CDS encoding CvfB family protein, whose product MLAIGQYNTLKILRDTKVGLFLGDGENEENDVLLPNKYVPKEFHIDDDITVFVYLDHEERPVATTLKPYVKLNEFAHLKVNYINKFGAFLNWGLEKDLFVPFKEQARPMEEGKRYLIYCFMDEKTNRMVASSKTQQFLNNDEITVENGEEVDLIVSHITDAGVNVIINEKHRGLAYKNEVYEDIKPGMRVKGYIKNVRPDGKIDVSLRKLGVEAIEPSSQIILDELKSNRGYLGLNDNSHPEDIKTVLKMSKKVFKKAVGNLYRQKLIEIKDDGIYLI is encoded by the coding sequence ATGTTAGCAATAGGTCAATACAATACATTAAAAATACTTAGGGATACAAAAGTAGGACTTTTTTTAGGTGATGGAGAGAACGAAGAAAATGATGTTTTATTACCTAATAAATATGTTCCAAAGGAATTTCATATTGATGATGATATTACTGTGTTTGTATATTTAGATCATGAAGAAAGACCTGTAGCAACAACATTAAAACCGTATGTTAAACTAAATGAATTTGCACACTTAAAGGTAAATTATATTAATAAATTTGGAGCTTTCTTAAATTGGGGATTAGAAAAAGACTTGTTTGTGCCTTTTAAAGAACAAGCCAGACCAATGGAAGAAGGTAAACGGTATTTAATTTACTGTTTTATGGATGAAAAAACCAATAGAATGGTTGCTTCAAGCAAAACACAACAGTTTTTAAACAATGATGAAATTACAGTTGAAAATGGAGAAGAAGTTGATTTAATTGTGTCTCATATTACTGATGCAGGAGTTAATGTAATTATAAATGAGAAACATAGAGGGTTAGCTTATAAAAATGAAGTATACGAGGATATAAAGCCTGGTATGAGAGTAAAAGGATATATTAAGAATGTTAGACCAGATGGAAAAATTGATGTTTCACTTCGAAAGTTGGGCGTTGAGGCAATTGAACCGTCATCACAAATTATTCTTGATGAATTGAAATCAAATAGAGGTTATTTAGGATTAAATGATAATTCACATCCAGAAGATATTAAAACTGTTTTAAAAATGAGTAAGAAAGTTTTTAAAAAAGCAGTAGGTAATTTATATAGGCAAAAACTTATTGAAATCAAAGATGATGGAATCTATTTGATATAA